In Crateriforma spongiae, the following proteins share a genomic window:
- a CDS encoding sialidase family protein, translated as MNTLTNLIVFLAVLNGAPSQTASPVQRTLTKPRVVQDAKGYNSWPMIQAIGKKLVCVYSRGSRHSIGEDARAVYSRTSADGGKTWTEETVVANSPGFGDVEVGKGLDSEGAMLLWVRRVGKERLHDLYRTSDGVTFTLVATPDLAVRPVQITDIFTVPTVGLMALWFAGDYGGKPTNAWGTLTSSDNGKTWKQTTVESGLPKTQWPTEPAAVYLGEGRILAIGRTEVGTPQFQMVSSDYGATWKREPTNIGDALASTPSLILEKETGLLSNYYYHRGAGVLRRRVVDPEQVFDHPQDWPDSEPIAMGSKVTFDAGNANATVIGSTHYISFYSGKAPDTAVLVSVVPAPSAGKQQGLE; from the coding sequence ATGAACACACTCACAAATCTCATTGTTTTTCTCGCCGTGTTGAATGGCGCGCCTTCGCAGACCGCGTCGCCGGTTCAGCGAACGCTCACGAAGCCGCGTGTTGTCCAGGATGCGAAAGGCTACAATTCGTGGCCGATGATTCAGGCGATCGGAAAGAAGCTTGTCTGCGTCTACAGCCGCGGTTCGCGACACTCGATCGGGGAAGACGCCCGCGCTGTTTACTCGCGAACCTCTGCAGACGGCGGGAAAACGTGGACAGAGGAAACGGTCGTCGCCAACTCGCCGGGCTTTGGCGATGTTGAGGTGGGAAAGGGGCTGGATTCTGAAGGGGCGATGCTGCTTTGGGTGCGGCGGGTCGGAAAGGAGCGTCTGCACGATCTCTACCGTACGTCCGATGGCGTTACCTTTACTCTCGTGGCGACGCCGGATCTTGCCGTCCGCCCCGTGCAAATCACGGACATCTTCACCGTCCCAACCGTGGGTCTCATGGCGTTGTGGTTCGCTGGAGACTATGGAGGCAAGCCGACGAACGCTTGGGGCACGCTAACAAGCAGCGACAACGGCAAAACCTGGAAACAAACTACCGTCGAGTCAGGGTTGCCCAAGACTCAGTGGCCGACCGAGCCCGCCGCGGTTTACCTCGGCGAAGGCAGGATTCTTGCCATCGGCCGTACAGAGGTGGGCACGCCACAATTCCAGATGGTCTCTTCGGATTACGGAGCGACGTGGAAACGCGAACCAACCAATATCGGCGACGCGTTGGCTTCCACGCCTAGCTTGATCCTCGAAAAGGAGACAGGTCTTCTGAGCAATTACTACTACCATCGTGGTGCCGGCGTACTGCGACGACGCGTGGTCGATCCCGAGCAAGTGTTTGACCACCCACAGGATTGGCCGGATTCGGAGCCCATTGCTATGGGAAGCAAGGTTACGTTTGATGCCGGAAACGCCAACGCCACTGTGATCGGAAGCACCCACTACATCAGCTTTTACTCCGGCAAAGCGCCTGACACCGCAGTCCTCGTCTCCGTGGTCCCGGCACCGAGCGCCGGGAAGCAACAGGGATTGGAATAG